CGAAATCGTGGATGAAAGCTTCCTGTTCCTGACTGACGAATGGTCTGTTCGAAATCATGTCAGTCCGGGACCAAAACGGTTTCCCAGTCGAATGATTCCACCCTTCGGGCATGGGCTTCGATATCGTGCCCGTACATTGCCTCTTACTCTCAGACCTCATTGATGAAACGGAGGACAATGACCTGCGCGTCATGCCTGTTCTAAAAAGGGACTTTGTTTTCGCCTTCCACCACATCCTCGACATAAAGCATTTTTGTCATGACCATGGCGACAACGGTGAGAGGCGCTGCGAGGATCAAGCCCAACACCCCGAACAGAACGCCCATCAGCACCTGCACGGAAATCAGTAAGGCCGGCGCCAGATTGACTGCACGATGCTGGATCATGGGCACGATGAAATTGCCCTCAACGTTCTGTATGATCAGATAAAAAACCAAGACGATCACGCCGGTTTGCATGCCTGCGGTGAATCCGACGATGACGATTGGGATGGCCGCAATGATCGGGCCCAGGAACGGAATAAAGGTCAAAAGCGCAGTGAGCACTCCAAGGCTGAGCCAAAGTTCGATTCCGATCAGCCACAGACCGAGGGATACCGTGGCGCCCAGCAACAACATGGAAACGATTTGCCCCAGGAACCACCAATGCAGCGCATGAGCAACCACCGAGAATGTCTCGTCCATGCGCCGACGGCGATGGACGGGGAGCAGCCTCAGCAAGCCGCGCCGATAGAGTCCGGGATCGGCAGCAGCAAATATTGTGATCGCCAGAAAAATGATCAAGCTGGCGATGGCGCTCATCCCGCTCGTTGTGGCAGTTGCGAGATGCTCGGCAATCTTTTGGGATATGTCCGCCAACTGCTCCCGCCCTTGCCCATTGTTGTTGAAAAACGTTTCTGTCCAGCCGGCTTCATACAGATACCCCTGCATTCGTTCGAGAAAGCCCAGGAACGTCTGCCAGAGATCATCGAGCTGTTCAAAAAATCGTGGTAGGATCAAGTAGCCGAAGAATCCCAAAAAGCTGGTCAGCAGAACGAGCACGAGGGCCAGCGCCCAACTACGTGCCAGCGGCGTACGCTTGGCAATGCCCGTAGCCAAACCATCCAGGCCAACCGCGAACAGGGCGCTGGCGAACACCAACAGCAGGACGTCGTCGATTATCCAGATCAGGAGGCCCAAGGCCCCGAGCAGAAGAACTCTGTCGGTTCGAAACCAGCGCCGCTCGGCAACGCCAGTCCGATGTTCGATCACTGGAAAGGGGGCTTTGGGCTGGTCAGTCATCAGTCATCTTTCACCAGGTATGCAAAGGAACGACTTTGCCGCTTTTCAGGCAGTATCAAACACATTGATTCGAGCGGCTTTAGTTCTTTCTTCCTTCTTCTCAATCTCATTTCCGACCGGGAATCCGGCTTTCTTCCATGCCTCCAAAGTGCGTTGACTGGTTCAGGTAAAACAACACTTCATGTGCCTGTATTTTGCCGCGGTCAGCCAAGGTTCTTTGCCGCGAAATCCCAGTTGATCAGTTCGTCCAGCACGGCTTTGACATAATCGACGCGTCGGTTCTGATAATCCAGGTAATAGGCATGCTCCCATACGTCGATGGTCAACAGCGGCTTCATCCCGTTGGTCAAGGGCAGATCCGCGTTGCCGGTTTTGACCACCTTGAGCGTGACGCCGTCCAGCACGAGCCACACCCAGCCGCTGCCGAACTGGGCCGTTGCAGCGTCTGCCAACTCCTTCTTGCACGCATCCAAGGTCCCGAAGGCAGCCTCAATCTTTTGCTTCAACTCCGCGGGAGGATCACCGCCGCCCTTTGGTTTCAGACTGCTCCAGTAAAACGTGTGGTTCCAAGTTTGCGCTGCATTGTTAAAGATTGCCGTCGTCGCCATACTTGGCTTTCCGGATGTCGCGACGATTATTTCTTCAAGCGACAGTTCCGTGAATTGCGTTCCTGCTACAAGCTCGTTCAGCTTGTCGACATATCCCTTGTGATGCTTTCCGTAGTGAAAACTGATCGTGTTCGCGGAGATTACCGGATCCAGAGCATTATCCTGATACGGCAAGGACGGCAGGATATGCGGCGACGCCGATTTATTCTTTACATTGTCCATAATTTTGCCTCATTATATACTTTTTCTATTTTTTAAGTGCAATTATTACAAAAAGACTCCCCAATTGAGACAGCGGAATATCGTATCAGGTGCACCCCCGCAGCACGAACAACACCAACAAGATCGGGATCGGGATTCCCAAGGCCCACAGCAAAATCCATCCTATCTTGCCTCGTTCACTTTTCCGTAAATTCCATTTACTCACAAGGCTCCTCCTTATCTTTCAGTATCAATAGGCTGCTGAAGAATTACCAAATACAGAATGAAACTACTCAGAACATTTCCATGACAAGCCGGAACACAGCTGAGTAGTTACCATTTTTACCGAAAAAATTTTAAGGCCATATCTGAAAGCGCATGAACCACGGGTTCAGCGTACTGGCTGCCACCACGAGAATGCCGCGCACTTGCACTCAACAAAAGCCCCAGCCCGATTCCTATCCCCAATGCGATGAGCACTGTCTTCCCTGGATTATCGCTACTATAGCTCTTGGCCTGATCATACGTCTCACTGACCTTCTGAGTCGTTCTATCGTACACATCGCCTACAGCCTTCTCCGCGGACCCTAAAGCCTCGGCACCGCGCTCCAGGAGCTGATCAGCGTCACTATCGCTGCCGGGATTTCCATATTTCTGCTGTTTGGGGGTCTCGTACGTCTTGTTTTCGATATCCATGTCATCCTCCTAAGAATGTTTAAAGGTTAGCTGTTCGTTTTCCCTGCGAATGTCGCGATCCCCTCGTGGGTTTGCGGTTGAGCCACGTCCATTGCGAGGATGAGAACCTAAGCCGCTTGCACCTTCCGTCAAGGTTGCTTGATTGAGCCAGCCGGCGGCAGCCCTCGCGACAATGCCGACCAGGGCCAGCTTGACAAGCCCGGGGCTGCCGGCCCCCGGACTCAGGCCACCGAGAGAGCCACACACTTCCTCGGCAATGGGACGCATGATTTGCTCCAAGGGTGTAGCTCGCCTCGTGAAAACGCTCGAGGCCAAATAGCCGATGCCCGCGGCTACTCCCAAAGCCAGGTATGGGGAGTCATGCACATATTCGCGCCAATCCATTTTCTCTTTAATCCGCTCGCCGATTTGTCCAACTGTCTGGGAGATGTTCTCTCTTTCTTTCGTAATATCCCGACGTATTTCTTCGGAACTCCGTTCGCCATTCAGTACACTTGAGTTGCTACGATGCTCTTTTTCATTCATAATTTGCCCTCCTTTGCAGTTCCGGAAAACCTTCTATGGTTTCAGGATCGCTTTATTCAATCTCCTATAGCCGATGTAGGCAATGATCCCCCCGAAAAACGCAAGCGCTGCTCCGGTAGCGAGAGCTGCCATGACAGGGGCCATATACGAAGTGAGTTCGATGATCAGTGCAGCACAAAATGACAAAAGTGCGGCAAAAATGATGAATGCTCCCGCGACGATGGTGAAGAATCCACTGCAAACGCTCGACACCTTCTCCCGTACTTCCTGAACAACGAGTTCAATTTCGTCATGCACCACCGAGGAAAAGTTGTTGGCAAGCTGTTCCAACAGTTCAGTGAACGATTCACGAGGCGAAGCAGAGTTCTTGTTTTCCACTTTTGTGCTCATAGAGTTCCCCCACCTTTATTTCCTGCGTCGCAAAACAACTCCAATAATCAAACCAATGGCTCCCGCTACCAAGAGACTCCGTCCCGGGTGCTGCTTGATACATTCCCTGACTCTGCCTTGCGCCTGTTCATAGTCGAATTGCCGAACATACCCGGCGGACAGGTCCAACAACTCGGATGCCTGCTTTCCATACTGCGCAATACCGGATTGTGCATCCTGACCAGTGGCATTTTCGCCTAACGCCTCAGCAACGGTTTCCAACTGATCAGCAATAATATTTTTGACATTTTCAAAGCCGTGCGACTTGCCTGAGTGTTGAGACATTCCCGCGGTTTCTCCCGTATTGCCAACTCTCTGATTGTATATACCCATGGTTCACCTCGTAAAATATTGTTGCAGGCGGCGATTTTCCGGAAATTGAGGATCGCCCTTTCAGGGCTATTCTTGTTCTGCCATCTCCGTCCCAGGGCGTTGCCCTGGGCTATCGCATGCCGCCCCGTTGGGGCTGAAGAACAAGCTCTGAAAGAGGCGAAATGGTCAGCCCAAGGCAACGCCTGGGAACCTGGGAGATATCCTTCATAGCCCTGAAAGGGCGGCCTGAAAGGAAGAGACTCTTCCCAAAAACTCGTAATGCTCCCGGCTTGCTTCTATTCGCGCCGGAACAGCCGGCAAGGATCCGGCTGTTCCGGCTGATCTTGGACGAGGATCACTCGATGGTCATGTTGTTGACCACATTATTTACGCCGGGAAGATCTTTCACAAAATTGGCGACCGCTTCCATTTCAGCCGCATCTTTGACCTGGCCGCTCAATGTTACCACTCCATCCTTTGTCTCGACGTTGGTGTCGAGGCCGCTGGTCAAGGGATTTTCCAGTAACGCCGCCTTGACCCGGCCTGTTATGGCCGCGTCATCGCCCTGTTCGAGCGTGGTCTCCATCATTTGGCCCGGCGTTCGTTCACCTGATTCATCAGTGACCTTTGCTTCAGTCATCGCTGCCGTGCCATCTCCAACATCTGCTGCGCCACTTGGCATGACTGAAACTTTATCGCTAGATTCCTGGGGGACATTAGTCTCTGATGTACAGCCGACGTTGATTAAGAATATAATTGCCGAAATAATCATCAGTATTGAGTGATTCATCGATTTTATCATGGTGCTTTTTCTCCTTGTTTTGTTTTGGTTGTAGGTATTTAAAATGAGACACGTTCAGCTTTGAAATTGAGATGCTCCTCCTCATCTTTGGTTTATTTTGCGGCTTCCTAAACTGTGCGTTGAGGAAGCTGAGAAATATATCGAACCCTTATCTTCTCCCTGAACTTTGAAGATTAATAAATGCATGGTTTTTCAATCACTCACCGCGGAGCCAAGCCTATGGTTAAGAGAATAACCTTATTTTAAGCTGCGTCTGTAGGGGAATCGCTCATTTTTACGAGGATAAATCACGGAAGACAGGAATTTTTCCCGGATGGAGGTGTTCGGATGAAGTTGCCGCCGTGTCAAAGGCAAACCCAGAGGATCGCTTTTTAACGCACGCCTTTCATGTCCGGCGTGAATATTTGATAGTTGTTACGCCCTTTTTGCTTGGCAAAATACATGGCCGTGTCGGCATTGCGGATAATTGTTTCTTTATCCTTGCCGTGATCGGGAAAGAGGCTGATGCCGATGCTCAAGGTGGCGTGGAGACTGTGGGTGCCGATACGATGCGGCTCGACCATGGCCGCGATCAACTTTTGAGCGGCAAGGACAGCGCCATGCTCGCCTTTGACGTCGACCAGCAAAACCACGAATTCGTCGCCACCCTGTCGGCTGACCGTATCCGAAAAACGAATGCAGGCCTGCAGACGCTTTGCAATGGACTGAAGCAGTTGGTCACCCGCGGCATGCCCGAGCGAGTCATTGATGTGCTTGAAGTTGTCGATGTCCAGATACAGCAGGGCGACCTGAATGCCGTGACGCTGCGCAAGGGCGATCGAACGCTCCAGACGGTCGTCCAGCACTGCACGATTCGGCAAGCCCGTAAGATAATCGTGCTCTGCCAAATGGGCCATTTTCGCGGCGATCTGTTCAGCGGTCTCAGCCTGCGTCTGGGCGTGAATAGTCGCCACGACAAGCTGCTCGTTGACGTCACGCAGCAGCGCCTCGGAATGCCCGCCTGGCTCTGCCGAGATGTCCTGTTCATAAAGATCGATGTCTTTGTCCCGTTGGCCCGTGTCACCTCCGCGCCGATCCGCAACCCCTCGTCGCCGGCCTGTGCCATCTCCGCGCCGATCTGGACCAGAAAACCTGTGGCATTTATCATTGGTCTGTTTATTTCCGGAATTTGCTTGCCCGGCAAAGGCATGCTCGGCCACTGAACCCGAGGGCAAGGTGTTTTCGGTTTCCTCAAACAGACTCTCCTGGGCGTTTTTCGGTTGCAGACGATTCTGCATGTGGATCACCGTTTACCTTGATCGTCCTGACCGCGCCTTTTTGTTCGCGTCGGCTGCCCGCCCAGGATTCCCTCGTACTCGATCACCGGGTCGCCGATGACAATGCCCTCATCGGTTATCTCGTACCGCCTGATTTCCTTGTCGTGGGCGCTGGCCCGGACCTTGACCACCGCCATGACCCGCTGCAAAGTGCTCCGCACTTCAATGTAGCGCTGGACGATGATCGCGTCGGTGAGAAACGCCGCCCCGTAGGGGCTGAACCGCAGATCAATATAGCGATCCTCAAGTTCTGACGTCATCAGCACCGTCACCCCGAGCCCGGACAGCACCGCGAACATCCGAAAAAGAGACTCGCGAAAATCCTCGCGAAAAGTCGGCGCCACGGCCAGTTCGAAGCCGGACAACGAATCGATCACCACGCGCGTGGCCTTCATTCGGTGAATGACTTCGGTCAGACGATGAACGATCTCGTCGATGGACAGATCCAGGGGACGGGTATTGATCAGGCCGATTTGTCCGTTACGGATCATATCGTTGAGCGCGCGCATCCAGGATTGACTCGGCGTTTGCTCAAAAGCAACGATCACGCCCGGTTCGCCCCGGCGGACTCCTTCGGCAAGGAAGGCGTCCGCCAGAATGGTCTTGCCCGACCCGGACGGTCCGGCCACCAACAGTGAATATCCCGACGGCAAACCGCCGCCCAGCATTTCGTCCAGGCGCGGCACGCCTGTGGCCAGCCTCTCCCGGCCTCGCAGCTCCCCGGCAACCAACGGGGCGTCTGCGATGCCTTCAAGAACCAGCGCGGTCGGGTAGACGACGATCCCCGCGCTGGTGATGCTGAAGGTATGCATCCCCGGTCGGATCGCCTGGCCGCGCATTTTCAGAACATGTATTTTGCGGACCATGGAATTCCTATGGACGCTCTGACGCAGCGAGAGCAGGCCATCGGCTACCGTAAAAACCGGATGATGGACGCTTTCCGACCAGTATTCTCCGATCAGGAAAGAGGTGGTCTGCCAGCAGCCCAGCTGAATTCCGAGCTGCTGGATGAACTGTTGCAGGCTGATGGTATTATCTGGAAGATGTTGCGCCTCATACATGACCGAGCGGAAAGAATCGACGAAGACCAGTCCCGGCGGGGAAGCCTGGACTTCTCGCACGATGCGCGCCAGCACACGGGCGTAGTCGCCGGTTGCGATGTCCTCGCTCAAGCTGACGAAACGAATCGCGTCGTTGATCTTGTCCGGGTTGAAGAACGAAAACTGCTGCTGATAGCGCAGCATCTTTAACGGCGGTTCGCCGAGCACGTTGAAAAACAGAGCAGGATGCTCCCGTGTTGCCAGGGAGAACATGATCTGGTGCGCCAGTGTCGTCTTGCCGGACCCTGGAGGCCCAATAATGATATTCAAGGAATATTCCGGCAAGCCTCCGCCCAAGATCGCATCAAGTCCTGGCACGCCCGTGGCCAGTCGGCGGATGGCTGTTTTATTGCTCACTGTAGCCTCTCCTGCTCAGACGCCGATGGAGAGAATGCCCACATCGGGCCCAACAACCGTTCTACCAATGCCTCTCCAATCATGTTCGACAACAGTATGACGAAGTTCGCAAGCAGAGTGTGGCTAGCCCCCGAGGCGGCATCCGGGTCGCGGCTCGCAATGCATGCCTTGAGGCCTGAAAGCATGGTGGCGCTGTCAACATTATCCCATACATTTGACAGCCACGGGTAGGCGGCACTTGTCAGGTACAACGAGCGCCCCCAAAGGGCGTCGACCCCCCGTTCGCCGATTACCGGCGAGAGCCTGGCGGACACCTGATGCCAGGTCTTGAGTGTGGCTTCGGCGATCGCACCGGCATTGGCCGGGGCTTTTCCGACATTGTTCAACGACGTGTAACGTACGGTTTCCAGATACATGCTATCCTCTGTTCTTGGCATTGAAACGTTACCTCCAGTGCGGCGTTGACTTGAAAACCGGGCAATCGCTCCGAGTTTTTTTGTTCAATTGCTCAGCGTGTTCGCATTGCAAGGCACGAACGGGTCCAGCCTGTCTCGATATTTGGCATGGTTTGTCTGAAATTCCGCCTCCCCAAGTGAACCATTTTTTAAAGGCCCGCACAGAAATTCGTTGCCTCGCCCGCGAGATCATCGTCCCAATAAAAAGCGTAACTCTTTATCCGTCATGGAATACTTGGCCGATTTCTCACCCTGATAGGTTCCTCTCCGGTCTTCGCTGTTCCGGCGCTCCCAGGCAACTTGTGGCGATAACCCATCCTTTTTTGGGAATAATTCTCCATCATTCATTCGAGTTGCAGTCCTTCGAGACGACCCGTGATCTCCAAGCGTACGCCTTTCACCTTCAAACCGCCTGTCCAGGCCGCTTCTTCGGTCGGACTGCTCCCTTCGATCCGCTCCCTGTCTTCGGCGTCCTCCATCTGCCCTGTTGCTTTGTCGTTGTTCCATGTTCACCCCCCTTGTCACCCTATCGCTTCGATTACAGGAAACGTAATTTCTCACACTGTCCAGTGAAGCCAAGCTTGATCATCCTCCGGGAACTACTATCATCGGGTTGCTACCGATACCGATTCAGGTCTATTTCCAATGTATCGAGCCTGCGCGAAATGTCAGCTCCTTCCTCGTACGTCATGGCCCTGCCTCCTTCCGTCATGTGCAGGTAATCACGCCGAACGGAGTCCAGCCTGTATTGAATTTCGCGTCCCTCTCCAGCGGGCAAGCGTCCGCTGACTCTCCCATCGTCAATTGTCCATTGAAGCGCGACAATCCTGTCCCCGGTCCGTGGTCCTTCCATTCGTATTGGTCGAACAAGTGCCCGGTCAATTTCATTGCCAAGCCTTTCAAGTCGCACATTGAGTCTGTCCCACTCATCACGGCGAACAGGTTTGTTTCTCAAATCCGTAGAGTCTGTTCGAATGCCCTTCAGTGTCGTCAGGAACATCTGCGACTGGTCAGGGGTGAGCGCGCCTGTTTTCAGCCCATCTCCAATCTTTTCCTGGATGACAACCATCCTGTTTTCCGCGCTGCGTTCATAATCCGGCCATGTTTGAGGCATGGCCGCACATCCAAAAAACAAGGCGACAACAGCGACCACAAGTGCCGTCGAAAATAGTTCGTTCTTCATTTTCCGCCCTCCTCTCTTCCCGCCAACTTTTCAGAGACTCACGACAACGCATAATAAAAAGCCTTCCCGGCCATGGCCGGGAAGGCAACTTTCGCTTTGGATCACTCGACGGTCATGTTGTTGACCACATTCTTTACGCCCTTTACGTCACTGGCGTATTTGGCGGCCAACTCTTTTTCCGCCGCGTTTTTGGCCACACCGCTCAATGTGACCACGCCATCGCTGGTCTCGACCTTGGTGTTCAGGGCGCTGGTCG
The DNA window shown above is from Desulfonatronum sp. SC1 and carries:
- a CDS encoding GGDEF domain-containing protein — its product is MQNRLQPKNAQESLFEETENTLPSGSVAEHAFAGQANSGNKQTNDKCHRFSGPDRRGDGTGRRRGVADRRGGDTGQRDKDIDLYEQDISAEPGGHSEALLRDVNEQLVVATIHAQTQAETAEQIAAKMAHLAEHDYLTGLPNRAVLDDRLERSIALAQRHGIQVALLYLDIDNFKHINDSLGHAAGDQLLQSIAKRLQACIRFSDTVSRQGGDEFVVLLVDVKGEHGAVLAAQKLIAAMVEPHRIGTHSLHATLSIGISLFPDHGKDKETIIRNADTAMYFAKQKGRNNYQIFTPDMKGVR
- a CDS encoding AI-2E family transporter translates to MTDQPKAPFPVIEHRTGVAERRWFRTDRVLLLGALGLLIWIIDDVLLLVFASALFAVGLDGLATGIAKRTPLARSWALALVLVLLTSFLGFFGYLILPRFFEQLDDLWQTFLGFLERMQGYLYEAGWTETFFNNNGQGREQLADISQKIAEHLATATTSGMSAIASLIIFLAITIFAAADPGLYRRGLLRLLPVHRRRRMDETFSVVAHALHWWFLGQIVSMLLLGATVSLGLWLIGIELWLSLGVLTALLTFIPFLGPIIAAIPIVIVGFTAGMQTGVIVLVFYLIIQNVEGNFIVPMIQHRAVNLAPALLISVQVLMGVLFGVLGLILAAPLTVVAMVMTKMLYVEDVVEGENKVPF
- a CDS encoding BON domain-containing protein; the protein is MIKSMNHSILMIISAIIFLINVGCTSETNVPQESSDKVSVMPSGAADVGDGTAAMTEAKVTDESGERTPGQMMETTLEQGDDAAITGRVKAALLENPLTSGLDTNVETKDGVVTLSGQVKDAAEMEAVANFVKDLPGVNNVVNNMTIE
- a CDS encoding phage holin family protein; the protein is MSTKVENKNSASPRESFTELLEQLANNFSSVVHDEIELVVQEVREKVSSVCSGFFTIVAGAFIIFAALLSFCAALIIELTSYMAPVMAALATGAALAFFGGIIAYIGYRRLNKAILKP
- a CDS encoding superoxide dismutase; this translates as MDNVKNKSASPHILPSLPYQDNALDPVISANTISFHYGKHHKGYVDKLNELVAGTQFTELSLEEIIVATSGKPSMATTAIFNNAAQTWNHTFYWSSLKPKGGGDPPAELKQKIEAAFGTLDACKKELADAATAQFGSGWVWLVLDGVTLKVVKTGNADLPLTNGMKPLLTIDVWEHAYYLDYQNRRVDYVKAVLDELINWDFAAKNLG
- a CDS encoding ATPase domain-containing protein, encoding MSNKTAIRRLATGVPGLDAILGGGLPEYSLNIIIGPPGSGKTTLAHQIMFSLATREHPALFFNVLGEPPLKMLRYQQQFSFFNPDKINDAIRFVSLSEDIATGDYARVLARIVREVQASPPGLVFVDSFRSVMYEAQHLPDNTISLQQFIQQLGIQLGCWQTTSFLIGEYWSESVHHPVFTVADGLLSLRQSVHRNSMVRKIHVLKMRGQAIRPGMHTFSITSAGIVVYPTALVLEGIADAPLVAGELRGRERLATGVPRLDEMLGGGLPSGYSLLVAGPSGSGKTILADAFLAEGVRRGEPGVIVAFEQTPSQSWMRALNDMIRNGQIGLINTRPLDLSIDEIVHRLTEVIHRMKATRVVIDSLSGFELAVAPTFREDFRESLFRMFAVLSGLGVTVLMTSELEDRYIDLRFSPYGAAFLTDAIIVQRYIEVRSTLQRVMAVVKVRASAHDKEIRRYEITDEGIVIGDPVIEYEGILGGQPTRTKRRGQDDQGKR